In Canis aureus isolate CA01 chromosome 12, VMU_Caureus_v.1.0, whole genome shotgun sequence, a genomic segment contains:
- the POLR3GL gene encoding DNA-directed RNA polymerase III subunit RPC7-like has translation MASRGGGRGRGRGQLTFNMEAVGIGKGDALPPPTLQPSPLFPPLEFRPVPLTSGEEGEYVLALKQELRGAMRQLPYFIRPAVPKRDVERYSDKYQMSGPIDNAIDWNPDWRRLPRELKIRVRKLQKERTTILIPKRPPKNTEDKEETIQKLETLEKKEEEVTSEEDEEKEEEEEKEEEEEEEYDEEEHEEETDYIMSYFDNGEDFGGDSDDNMDEAIY, from the exons ATGGCCAgtcggggtgggggccggggtcGTGGCCGGGGCCAGCTGACCTTCAACATGGAAGCTGTGGGCATTGGGAAGGGCGATGCTCTGCCTCCACCCACCCTGCAGCCTTCTCCACTCTTCCCT CCCTTGGAGTTCCGCCCCGTGCCTCTGACctcaggagaggaaggggaataTGTCCTGGCACTGAAGCAGGAGCTACGAGGGGCCATGAGGCAGCTCCCCTACTTCATCCGGCCAGCTGTCCCCAAGAGAG ATGTGGAGCGTTACTCAGACAAATATCAGATGTCAGGGCCGATTGACAATGCCATTGATTGGAACCCTG ATTGGCGACGTTTACCTCGGGAGCTAAAGATCCGAGTGCGGAAGCTACAGAAGGAAC GGACCACCATCCTAATCCCCAAGAGGCCCCCTAAGAACACAGAAGATAAGgaagaaacaatacagaaactGGAG ACcctggagaagaaggaggaagaagtgacttcagaggaagatgaggaaaaagaagaagaagaagagaaggaagaggaagaagaagaggagtaTGATGAAGAAGAACATGAAGAG gAAACTGATTACATCATGTCGTATTTTGACAATGGAGAGGACTTTGGGGGTGACAGTGATGACAATATGGATGAGGCTATATACTGA
- the TXNIP gene encoding thioredoxin-interacting protein, whose translation MVMFKKIKSFEVVFNDPEKVYGSGEKVAGRVVVEVCEVTRVKAVRILACGVAKVLWMQGSQQCKQTSEYLRFEDTLLLEDQPTGENEMVIMRPGNKYEYKFGFELPQGPLGTSFKGKYGCVDYWVKAFLDRPSQPTQETKKFFEVMDLVDVNTPDLMAPVSAKKEKKVSCMFIPDGQVSVSARIDRKGFCEGDEISIHADFENTCSRIVVPKAAIVARHTYLANGQTKVLTQKLSSVRGNHIISGTCASWRGKSLRVQKIRPSILGCNILRVEYSLLIYVSVPGSKKVILDLPLVIGSRSGLSSRTSSMASRTSSEMSWIDLNIPDTPEAPPCYMDIIPEDHRLESPTTPLLDDTDGSQDSPIFMYAPEFKFMPPPTYTEVDPSILNNNVQ comes from the exons ATGGTGATGTTCAAGAAAATCAAGTCTTTTGAGGTGGTCTTTAACGACCCTGAAAAGGTGTATGGCAGCGGGGAGAAAGTGGCCGGCCGGGTGGTCGTGGAGGTGTGCGAAGTGACTCGAGTTAAAGCTGTCAGGATCCTGGCTTGCGGAGTGGCCAAAGTCCTGTggatgcagggatcccaacagtgcAAACAGACCTCTGAATACCTGCGCTTCGAAGACACGCTTCTCCTGGAAGACCAGCCAACAG gTGAGAATGAGATGGTGATCATGAGACCTGGAAACAAATACGAGTACAAGTTCGGCTTTGAGCTTCCTCAGGG GCCTTTGGGAACatctttcaaaggaaaatatgGGTGTGTAGACTACTGGGTGAAGGCTTTTCTTGATCGCCCCAGCCAGCCAACTCAAGAGACAAAGAAATTCTTTGAAGTGATGGATTTAGTGGATGTCAACACTCCTGATTTAATG GCTCCTGTGTCTgctaaaaaggagaagaaagtttCCTGCATGTTTATTCCTGATGGACAAGTGTCTGTCTCTGCCCGAATTGACAGAAAAGGATTTTGTGAAg GTGATGAAATTTCCATCCATGCTGACTTTGAAAATACATGTTCGCGCATCGTGGTTCCCAAAGCTGCCATAGTAGCACGCCACACTTACCTTGCCAATGGTCAAACCAAAGTGCTGACACAGAAGTTGTCATCTGTCAGAGGCAATCACATCATTTCAGGAACCTGTGCATCGTGGCGTGGCAAGAGCCTTCGGGTGCAAAAGATCAGGCCTTCTATCCTGGGCTGCAACATCCTTCGAGTTGAATACTCCTTATTG atCTATGTTAGTGTTCCTGGCTCCAAGAAGGTCATCCTTGATCTGCCCCTGGTAATCGGTAGCAGATCAGGTCTGAGCAGTCGGACATCGAGCATGGCCAGTCGAACCAGCTCTGAAATGAGTTGGATAGATCTCAATATTCCCGATACCCCAGAAG CTCCTCCTTGCTATATGGATATCATTCCTGAAGATCACCGATTGGAGAGCCCCACTACTCCTCTACTAGATGACACAGATGGTTCCCAAGACAGCCCTATTTTTATGTATGCTCCTGAGTTCAAGTTCATGCCACCACCGACTTACACAGAG GTGGATCCCTCCATCCTCAACAACAATGTGCAGTGA